CAGGTAATAAGGGTTGCGCGTGTGGCTTTCGGGAATGATCAACACTCGGCTGGCGGTCGGGCAGTTGCGTTCAATGGCTTGGCGCATCGCCTGCACGCAGAGCGCGTGGCAACCGGGTGCCAGGTTGTTGAAGCCGGCTGGAAACAGATTGGTGTCCACCGGTGTGAGCTTGAATCCGGCATTGCGCAGATCCACCGACGCATACAGCGGGGGACGCGTGTGCCGCCATTGGCGGCGAAACCAGTATTCGATCGTGCTTTGTTGGGCGAGCAGCGCAGCTTCGAGTTGCCGGACCTGATCGTGGGGCACGCGATCGAGATGAGGGAGATCGGTCGGTTCGACAAAGGCCATCGGAAACTTCCTGAAAATGCCAATCAGGCGCCCATGATACTGAATCGATCGGTCAAGCGGCGTGATGCGTCAGAGAAACACGAAGATGAGTGTGGCCATGGACAACAAGCAAATAGAAATCGATGACCAGGCAGCTGGCGGAGCTAACCGACTCGCAATGCGGGTAATGGTGATCGATGACAGCAAAACCATCCGTCGGACGGCCGAGACGTTACTGATGCGCGAGGGCTTCGAGGTCATTACCGCGCAGGATGGTTATGAAGCGCTGGGGCTCGTGGTTCGTCATCGCCCTGATCTGGTGTTCGTCGACATCATGATGCCGCGCCTGGACGGCTACCAGACCTGCGCGCTGATCAAGCGCCACCCGGATTTTCGGCATATCCCCGTCGTTCTGCTCTCCAGCAAGGATGGATTGTTTGATCGCGCCCGTGGCCGCCTGGTCGGGTCCGAACGATATCTGACCAAACCCTTTTCGCGCGAGGAGCTGCTTGAAGCGATTTCCGCGTTCAAGGCTGGTGAAACAACATCGACGGGGCGGGGGCTTCAATAAGAGGGTCGGGGAAATGGCGCGGATACTGATCGTCGATGACTCGCCGACCGAACTGCACGTGCTGCGGCGTTTGCTGGAAAAACATGGCTACCAGATTCTGGTTGCCCACGATGCGGTGCAGGCCATCGATCTGGCCCGTAGAGAACGCCCCGATCTCATTCTGATGGATGTGGTCATGCCGGGCATGAGTGGATTTCAGGCGACCCGCAAGCTTGCCCGTGATCAACAAACGGCGTCCATTCCGGTGTTCATTGTGAGCTCGAAGAATCAGGAAAGTGATCGGGTTTGGGGTTTGCGTCAGGGGGCGGTGGATTATGTACTCAAGCCGGTCAATGAGCACGACATCATCCCCCGCATGAATGCGGTGCTCGGAACGTGAACGTGCCGGAGACGGCCGCGCTTCTTGAACCTGTCGATCCCTTTGCGGCGCTGTGTCGCCTGGATCGGCTGTGCCACGCCGGGCCAATCCGTCCGTCGCCCGAAGCGTCCTGGCCCGAGGTGGAGTCCCCGGAGATGGCGCAAGCACTTGTCTTCGAGACGGATGGTTGGCTGCTGGCCTTGCCTCAACCCTGGGTCGTGGAAGTGCTTCGACGGCCCCGGTTGACGCGCATTCCGAATGCACCCGATGCGATCCAGGGTGTGACCAATCTGCGTGGCATGCTCGTTCCAGTGCTTGCCGTGACCGCGCTGATGGGATGGCGTGGGGGCGGTCTCCCGCCCCCACTCATCGTGTGTCTCGCGCAGGGTTCCCAAATCCTCGGATTGGGCGTTCAGACACTTCATGGCTTGCAGTCCCTCGCGTCGGGATTGCGCCACGACGGTCCCACGCCGCGATTGCTGCAGCCAGCAATCTGGTGTGGGGGCGTCGTTCTGTCGGATGGCCGTTGGGCAGGCGTGCCCGATTGGCCCACGTTACTGCGGGTGGCGCATGTCAACCCGGTAACCTGATGGCGCATCCTGCATTCCATCGACTCAGGTGACTATCAAGACCCGATCAAGGTTGCCGATGCCAAAGGCTGAGTGCCGAAAAAGCGAGCCTGTGAGTTAGTCGCAACCCGAGGGGAGTCCACCCGCGTCATGCTTGAACCATCCCTTGCATTCATCCGTGGTCGCTCTTTGGATCGGCGTATCGCGTCCTATCTGCTGGGCGGACTCGCGATTGCAATTTTCCTCACCCTTGGCAGCTGGGCCTACCTCGCGGGCCTGGAATGGCGAGACGAGCAGCATCTGAAACTGACCAGTGAACAGCAAATCTTGACGGAGCGCCTTGCCGCGCGCAGTTTCGAGGTCACCAATGCGTTCAGCGATGAACTGGCCAATCGGCAGACGTTCAGCGAGTTGGCAC
This sequence is a window from Candidatus Macondimonas diazotrophica. Protein-coding genes within it:
- a CDS encoding response regulator, which translates into the protein MDNKQIEIDDQAAGGANRLAMRVMVIDDSKTIRRTAETLLMREGFEVITAQDGYEALGLVVRHRPDLVFVDIMMPRLDGYQTCALIKRHPDFRHIPVVLLSSKDGLFDRARGRLVGSERYLTKPFSREELLEAISAFKAGETTSTGRGLQ
- a CDS encoding response regulator gives rise to the protein MARILIVDDSPTELHVLRRLLEKHGYQILVAHDAVQAIDLARRERPDLILMDVVMPGMSGFQATRKLARDQQTASIPVFIVSSKNQESDRVWGLRQGAVDYVLKPVNEHDIIPRMNAVLGT
- a CDS encoding chemotaxis protein CheW; translated protein: MPETAALLEPVDPFAALCRLDRLCHAGPIRPSPEASWPEVESPEMAQALVFETDGWLLALPQPWVVEVLRRPRLTRIPNAPDAIQGVTNLRGMLVPVLAVTALMGWRGGGLPPPLIVCLAQGSQILGLGVQTLHGLQSLASGLRHDGPTPRLLQPAIWCGGVVLSDGRWAGVPDWPTLLRVAHVNPVT